One region of Candidatus Methylomirabilota bacterium genomic DNA includes:
- a CDS encoding nucleotidyltransferase family protein, protein MLDLYAELRRIVEALAVADIPYALVGGLAVSIYTTPRATEDIDLLIAPADLEPAATALQSLGFQSAGGPMRVAGGRLDIQRLIKIDGSDLLPVDLLLPTDDALAALLQDRVAMTVESQSIWVIGIRALRTLKRLRGSPLDRADLEALGPDEP, encoded by the coding sequence CTGAGCTGCGTCGGATCGTGGAGGCGCTGGCCGTGGCCGACATCCCGTACGCGCTGGTCGGCGGTCTCGCAGTATCGATCTATACGACGCCTCGCGCCACCGAAGACATCGATCTGCTGATTGCTCCCGCCGACCTCGAGCCGGCCGCCACTGCGTTGCAGTCCCTCGGGTTTCAATCCGCTGGCGGGCCGATGCGGGTGGCCGGGGGGCGTCTGGACATCCAGCGCCTGATCAAGATCGATGGCTCGGACCTGCTTCCCGTGGACCTCCTTCTGCCGACCGACGACGCTCTGGCAGCGCTGCTTCAGGACCGCGTGGCCATGACGGTCGAGAGTCAGTCGATCTGGGTGATCGGGATCCGCGCGCTGCGAACTCTGAAGCGCCTGCGCGGGTCACCACTCGATCGGGCAGATTTGGAAGCCCTGGGACCAGACGAACCGTGA
- a CDS encoding uracil-DNA glycosylase family protein: MAARVRRWSEYQDTIERCRRCKNLRPTEVDFPLCRGEIPPPPLTIRILFVGVAPARINGRSRGMHFYSNRTDLLRTGLFRALDASPFGTALLESNRRSREDGDSAFHRAGFFFVHSAKIRPTQRDAPPTTVLTACAAEHLRTEVQLLQPRAVCFLGNTRGHLPAVASALFGRRIADIPQRATLGSWNGVVAVTAQPRRGGVRRAGQTVRAFWRILENAETAAG, translated from the coding sequence ATGGCCGCTCGCGTCCGCCGCTGGAGCGAGTACCAGGACACCATCGAGCGGTGCCGTCGCTGCAAGAACCTCCGACCCACAGAAGTCGACTTCCCCCTGTGTCGGGGAGAGATTCCTCCACCGCCCCTGACGATACGCATTCTGTTCGTGGGAGTCGCCCCCGCACGGATCAATGGGCGGAGCCGGGGAATGCACTTCTATTCGAACCGGACCGATCTTCTTCGGACTGGGTTGTTCCGCGCCCTCGACGCGTCCCCGTTCGGGACTGCGCTTCTCGAGAGCAACAGGCGCAGCAGGGAGGACGGCGACAGCGCCTTCCACCGGGCCGGGTTCTTCTTCGTGCACTCTGCCAAGATTCGCCCGACTCAGCGGGACGCGCCGCCGACGACTGTTCTCACCGCTTGTGCAGCCGAGCATCTCCGGACTGAGGTCCAACTGCTGCAGCCACGGGCCGTTTGCTTTCTCGGGAACACGCGGGGACATCTGCCCGCTGTTGCCAGCGCGCTGTTTGGACGGCGCATCGCCGATATCCCCCAGCGTGCGACCCTCGGCTCCTGGAACGGAGTCGTGGCAGTGACGGCTCAGCCGAGGCGGGGCGGCGTGCGGCGGGCCGGGCAAACCGTTCGAGCGTTCTGGCGCATCCTCGAGAACGCCGAGACCGCGGCGGGCTGA
- a CDS encoding acyl-CoA carboxylase subunit beta: MGEGEERHFRERARIEQGHTKYRDKLRAEGKLFVRDRLKLLLDPGSDFQEDWLFARGQEAETPADGVVTGVGAVGGRTVCIMANDYTVKAGSWGEKTVQKIIRIQEKAGRLQVPLLYMVDAAGARISEQISVFPGRFHAGRIFYNEVQLSGVVPQLCILFGPSPAGSAYLPALTDVVIMVEGKASLYVGSPRMVEMAIGEKTTPEELGGARMHCTVSGCGDVLAPSDEEAIELAKQYLAYMPQSYRERPARTAAVDPKPGRSIEEIVPYDQRKYFDMYEVIDRVLDAGSWFELKRLFAPEVIVGLGRLGGRAVGIVANQPKVKGGVLFVDSSDKAARFIWLCNAYNLPLVYLADVAGFMVGTKVEREGIIRHGAKMIFATSQATVPKICVVVRKCYGAGLYAMCGPAFEPDAALSLPQGQIAIMGPEPAVNAVYYNKIMELPESERAAFVRQKRDEFARDVDVYKLASEMLVDDIVPGSALRAELIKRLAYAETKVHEFPPRRNGVYPV; the protein is encoded by the coding sequence GTGGGCGAAGGCGAAGAGCGTCATTTCCGCGAGCGGGCGCGGATCGAGCAGGGCCACACCAAGTACCGCGACAAGCTCCGCGCGGAGGGCAAGCTCTTCGTCCGCGACCGCCTGAAGCTACTGCTCGATCCCGGCAGCGACTTCCAGGAGGACTGGCTCTTCGCGCGGGGGCAGGAAGCGGAGACGCCGGCCGACGGGGTGGTGACCGGTGTCGGCGCCGTCGGCGGCCGGACCGTTTGCATCATGGCCAACGACTACACGGTCAAGGCCGGCTCCTGGGGCGAAAAGACGGTCCAGAAGATCATCCGGATCCAGGAGAAGGCGGGCCGGCTGCAGGTGCCTCTCCTCTATATGGTCGACGCCGCCGGCGCCCGGATCTCCGAACAGATCAGCGTCTTCCCCGGGCGCTTCCACGCCGGGCGGATCTTCTACAACGAGGTGCAGCTCTCCGGCGTCGTGCCCCAGCTCTGCATCCTCTTCGGTCCCTCGCCGGCCGGCTCGGCCTATCTCCCCGCCCTCACCGACGTCGTCATCATGGTGGAGGGCAAGGCCTCGCTCTACGTGGGCAGCCCCCGGATGGTCGAGATGGCGATCGGCGAGAAGACCACTCCGGAGGAGCTGGGGGGCGCGCGCATGCACTGCACGGTGTCCGGCTGCGGCGACGTGCTGGCGCCTTCCGACGAGGAAGCGATCGAGCTCGCCAAGCAGTATCTCGCCTACATGCCCCAGTCCTACCGGGAGCGGCCGGCCCGGACGGCGGCGGTGGATCCCAAGCCCGGGCGGTCCATCGAGGAGATCGTTCCCTACGACCAGCGGAAGTACTTCGACATGTACGAGGTGATCGACCGCGTCCTCGATGCCGGCTCCTGGTTCGAGCTCAAGCGCCTGTTCGCCCCGGAGGTGATCGTCGGCCTCGGCCGCCTCGGCGGTCGCGCCGTCGGCATCGTCGCCAACCAGCCGAAGGTGAAGGGCGGCGTGCTCTTCGTCGACTCGTCGGACAAAGCGGCGCGCTTCATCTGGCTGTGCAACGCCTACAACCTCCCGCTCGTGTATCTGGCCGATGTGGCCGGCTTCATGGTGGGCACCAAGGTCGAGCGCGAGGGGATCATCCGCCACGGCGCCAAGATGATCTTCGCCACCTCCCAGGCCACCGTGCCCAAGATCTGCGTGGTGGTGCGCAAGTGCTACGGGGCTGGGCTCTACGCGATGTGCGGTCCGGCCTTCGAGCCCGATGCCGCGCTCAGCCTGCCCCAGGGCCAGATCGCCATCATGGGGCCGGAGCCGGCGGTGAACGCCGTCTACTACAACAAGATCATGGAGCTGCCGGAGTCCGAGCGCGCTGCGTTCGTGCGGCAGAAGCGCGACGAGTTCGCCCGCGACGTGGACGTCTACAAGCTCGCCTCCGAGATGCTGGTGGATGACATCGTGCCCGGCTCCGCGCTGCGCGCCGAGCTGATCAAGCGCCTGGCCTACGCCGAGACCAAGGTCCACGAGTTCCCGCCGCGCCGCAACGGCGTGTACCCCGTGTAA
- a CDS encoding sigma-70 family RNA polymerase sigma factor: protein MGNRHPVDTDDQALVERCRQGDLAAFEPLVEKYRERVWRLACNYLRDPEEAWDVAQEAFVRAWQALPSFRGQSAFYTWLFRIAINAATDRARQRAARGRAFGTEPVPEEDWARVMVDPGPAPDDVAMRAEDRERVRRALEALPPHHRAIIMLGDLQGLSYREIAEVLDIPMGTVMSRLHNARQRLRQALGPLLVLVLALVMLLAPVVVRAEQAVRFGAQVLLASDAPAGGSRVPADLERLLPRLRQTLRYREYALLERYRGQAAVGSSQRFAVPGDRQLEITPESASPVRLRVRLLRGRVAEVNTVIQAAPGAPAVIGGPPHGNGVLIIVVSPSP, encoded by the coding sequence GTGGGCAACCGACACCCGGTGGACACCGACGATCAGGCGCTGGTCGAGCGATGCCGGCAGGGCGACCTGGCGGCCTTCGAGCCGCTGGTGGAGAAATACCGTGAGCGCGTGTGGCGCCTCGCCTGCAACTACCTCCGGGATCCCGAAGAGGCGTGGGACGTGGCCCAGGAGGCCTTCGTCCGGGCCTGGCAGGCGCTGCCGTCGTTCCGGGGGCAGTCGGCGTTTTACACCTGGCTGTTCCGAATCGCGATCAACGCCGCCACCGACCGGGCGCGGCAGCGGGCGGCCCGGGGGCGCGCGTTCGGCACCGAGCCGGTGCCGGAGGAGGACTGGGCGCGGGTCATGGTCGATCCAGGTCCGGCGCCGGACGACGTCGCGATGCGCGCCGAGGACCGGGAGCGCGTCCGGCGGGCGCTGGAGGCTTTGCCTCCGCATCACCGCGCGATTATCATGTTGGGCGATCTCCAAGGGCTCTCGTACCGGGAGATTGCCGAGGTGCTGGACATTCCGATGGGCACGGTGATGTCGCGCCTGCACAACGCCCGCCAGCGCCTGCGCCAGGCGCTGGGACCGCTGCTGGTCCTGGTCCTGGCGCTGGTGATGCTGCTGGCGCCAGTCGTCGTCCGGGCGGAGCAGGCGGTGAGGTTCGGCGCCCAGGTGCTGCTGGCCAGCGATGCCCCCGCCGGCGGCTCGCGCGTACCGGCCGATCTGGAGCGGCTCCTGCCCCGCCTCCGACAGACGCTCCGGTATCGCGAGTACGCGTTGCTGGAGCGCTACCGCGGGCAGGCCGCCGTCGGCTCCAGCCAGCGCTTCGCCGTGCCGGGGGACCGGCAGCTCGAGATCACGCCGGAGTCCGCGTCGCCGGTCCGGCTGCGGGTCCGGCTCCTCCGCGGTCGCGTCGCCGAGGTGAACACGGTGATCCAGGCCGCCCCCGGCGCGCCGGCCGTCATCGGCGGACCCCCCCACGGCAACGGCGTGCTCATCATCGTCGTCTCGCCGAGTCCATAG
- the aroQ gene encoding type II 3-dehydroquinate dehydratase: MRSPAGLVLHGPNLNLLGVREPTIYGSLSLAALDRLIQSHGRRRGMRVVCRQSNVEGELIDWLQGAEREGFTGIVFNPGAFTHYSIALRDTVAGIRLPVVEVHLSNVHGREEFRRHSVIAAVARGQISGFGPQSYLLGLDALLTLTPAGDDANRRARRRAVRR, encoded by the coding sequence ATGAGATCTCCGGCCGGGCTCGTGCTCCACGGTCCCAACCTCAACCTCCTCGGCGTCCGCGAGCCCACCATCTATGGGTCGTTGTCGCTGGCGGCGCTCGATCGCCTGATCCAGTCCCACGGGCGGCGGCGGGGGATGCGGGTGGTGTGTCGTCAGTCGAACGTCGAAGGGGAGCTCATCGACTGGCTGCAGGGCGCCGAGCGTGAGGGCTTCACCGGGATCGTCTTCAACCCGGGCGCCTTCACCCACTACTCGATCGCGCTCCGCGACACGGTGGCGGGGATCCGCCTGCCGGTGGTCGAAGTGCACCTCAGCAACGTCCACGGCCGGGAGGAGTTCCGGCGCCACTCGGTGATCGCCGCCGTCGCCCGGGGACAGATCTCCGGCTTCGGCCCCCAGAGCTACCTGCTCGGCCTCGACGCTCTCCTCACGCTCACGCCTGCCGGCGATGACGCGAACCGGCGCGCGCGTCGGCGAGCCGTGCGCCGATGA
- a CDS encoding ZIP family metal transporter translates to MLAQWAFVAVAAAADLAGAAFVTSVHRRRRAPLRYFVALGAGFMLAAAFVRMLPESAHVPHAFLFVLLGYFGIHLFEHTVAPHFHFGEEIHADAFLRPSAGYLALLGLGVHTLFDGVAIAAGFMIDPTLGLLLFLAVVLHKLPEGFTVASIVLATGRSRAAALGAGLALGVLTVLGALATSLLAESHIGYALALSAGVTIYVAASDLVPEVNREGGPALAWTVIGGLVLFVAADWALSSFGAR, encoded by the coding sequence ATGTTAGCACAGTGGGCCTTCGTGGCCGTGGCCGCCGCCGCGGACTTGGCGGGCGCCGCATTCGTCACCAGCGTGCATCGTCGGCGCCGGGCGCCGCTGCGTTACTTCGTGGCCCTGGGCGCCGGCTTCATGCTGGCGGCGGCGTTCGTGCGGATGCTGCCCGAGAGCGCCCACGTCCCTCACGCCTTCCTGTTCGTGCTCCTGGGCTATTTCGGGATCCATCTCTTCGAGCACACCGTGGCACCCCACTTCCACTTCGGGGAAGAGATCCACGCCGACGCGTTTCTGCGGCCCTCGGCCGGCTACCTGGCCCTGCTTGGTCTCGGCGTGCACACGCTCTTCGACGGCGTGGCCATCGCCGCGGGGTTCATGATCGATCCCACGCTCGGCCTCCTGCTGTTCCTGGCGGTCGTGCTGCACAAGCTGCCCGAGGGGTTCACGGTCGCCTCCATCGTGCTGGCCACCGGACGATCCCGCGCCGCCGCGCTGGGCGCCGGCCTCGCGCTCGGGGTGCTCACCGTGCTCGGCGCGCTGGCCACGAGCCTGCTGGCCGAGAGCCACATCGGATACGCGCTGGCCCTGTCGGCCGGCGTGACGATCTACGTGGCGGCCTCGGACCTGGTCCCCGAGGTGAACCGCGAGGGCGGCCCCGCGCTGGCCTGGACGGTGATCGGCGGCCTCGTCCTCTTCGTGGCCGCCGACTGGGCGTTGTCGTCGTTCGGCGCTCGTTGA